From Virgibacillus ihumii, the proteins below share one genomic window:
- a CDS encoding stage V sporulation protein S produces the protein MEVLKVSAKSNPNSVAGALANVLRERGSAEIQAIGAGAINQSIKAVAIARGFVAPSGVDLICIPAFTDIMIDDEERTAIKLIIEPR, from the coding sequence ATGGAAGTATTAAAGGTTTCAGCAAAATCAAATCCAAATTCTGTAGCAGGTGCACTTGCAAACGTTTTACGGGAACGTGGTTCAGCGGAGATTCAGGCTATCGGAGCGGGTGCAATCAACCAGTCCATTAAAGCGGTCGCAATAGCAAGAGGATTTGTGGCGCCAAGCGGGGTTGATCTAATTTGTATACCGGCCTTTACTGACATTATGATTGATGATGAAGAACGAACAGCGATTAAGCTGATTATAGAACCGAGATAA